The proteins below are encoded in one region of Mus caroli chromosome 10, CAROLI_EIJ_v1.1, whole genome shotgun sequence:
- the LOC110303974 gene encoding zinc finger protein 431-like produces MDLVTYDGVQGNFTQEEWALLHPSQKSLYKGVMLETYRNLTAIGYIWEEHTIEDHFQTSRSHGRLRWIQAL; encoded by the exons ATGGATTTAGTCACCTATGATGGTGTGCAGGGGAACTTCACTCAGGAAGAGTGGGCTTTGCTGCATCCTTCTCAGAAGAGTCTCTACAAAGGTGTGATGCTAGAGACATACAGGAATCTCACAGCTATAGGTTACATTTGGGAAGAACATACAATTGAAGACCATTTCCAAACTTCTAGAAGTCATGGAAG GTTACGATGGATACAAGCCTTGTGA